From the genome of Astatotilapia calliptera chromosome 3, fAstCal1.2, whole genome shotgun sequence:
agagacatttctctgtaataaactctcttttccaaagatgagtgattcctcaatcagatacagggctcgcaatatcgctagcccgacgtcccggggctagcgatttttttcagtcaggctaccaaaatctatctcttccctgcccgtcgggctattgtaggaaggaaaaatatatgtcaatgcttttgcattctttcagaaatgtagctgggtaattatgtcattggcatcggtgagccactgtcaatatgtgacatattgaaatcgcgtttgaatctgctttcactttgcaatcatgcgaactgtgtatagagagcgacagcactgatctgtgagtgatgataatttgtgcaccaattcctctgacatcgtcttattaatcgttagcttactatgcaaacatgacaagtgaaatctcccgcagcaagcttaaacatgtgagaggttgatcgcgcagagaatcgctgagcttatgtgagtgagtgtgtaaaagcatttcagttctgctgagccaaataagacaggtcagggtgaagaagtgacagccaaagaaaagcttaccacaaaacggagaagttatgacaaatcagactataaggcaaaaagaaagtgcagctttatggtttcatggacaaaataatttctgtggctgcaatatgatgagctaaataaccagggctgcacataagtggtccacaggtgcgcattcgctgtcaaaataaaaaacacgcacaagggttagggttaaatttaaaaactgtacttttgagttaaaatatatatttataatcttaataaatgacaaattaaaaaggcatgaacattttttttgtatcgaaaaaatatcgaaccgtgacaccaaagtatcgaaccgaaccgaaccgtgaattttgtgtatcgttgcacccctattaaTTACGTGTGTCTACCTTGAACACATTCACCataccaaaaaaacccacatgcctgaggtattcactgagcacgtggtcagttggggccatcttcacAATGTTTTCAtagatgttcgttgtctcatcctggactgtggtgctgacactcaccagttcCCGGCCTCCCTTCAGCTTAGCGTttagcctcagggtgctggacttggggtgaaacccttcatgcatggtcaggagcttccttgtcttgatgtcagtggcttctatctccatatttggccagcttattatgccagcagggtacctgatcacaggcAGGCTGTAGGTGTTCATATCCCAGAcattgttcttaccgttcagctgactcctcaggacttgcctgaccctctccAGGTACTGGTTGGTTGCAGCTGATGTCATCCCGATGTCATTGCAgtatatcctggtggtgtggatcagttaATTTAATGtcttgttcactcttggcatccatgtacaggaggtgacTGACAATTGCTCAATTCAGTAGTCAATGATCTCACTGaaggggttcaggcctatgcagaacagtagtggggacagagcatctccttggtagatcccgcacttgatggtgacttgttttATAGGCTTGaggttggcctctagtgttgtttgGCACAttcccattgagttcctgatgaaagCTCTAAGGGTCCTATTGATCTTGTATAGTTCCAGGCAatccaggtgtggggcattgagtcataggccttcttggaTTTCTGCCTTCTATGTTTCTGCCTTATTTTTTAAGAAGATGATATCATAAATATGTTgaatttattgtattattatttaaagacaatACCATTTTGAAAATGTGCTTAAAGTTCTTAAAATGGCACTTTATTTTTAAGTCTGACCAATTTTGGCCAGGGGTATTATTTTTGCTTCTCTGTTTTGAACTGAAATGTAGTTTAAATGCTTTCCCCCCCATAAATTAAAAGAGTTATTAAGAGTTTGAGTTTACAATATTCATGTCCATGTCTATTATTTGATTTTATCGCTCACTAAAAccctataaattaaaaaatactgtTGCACTTTGGGGGAAATtttcttataataataataaactttatttataaagcaaacCTAAAAACCAGGGGTATACCAATGTGCTTAACAAGTAAACACAGAGAATAAAAAAGAGGTAAATAGAAATAGGACCAAACAGATCGCTGTCACTGATGCATAGGAAAAGCAGCAGAtacatataaaacataaaagtaCATAATGTAAAATCACAAGTGAAATGTTAACTAGAAGGAAAAGCAAGGTTGAATATTGTTGAATTGTTGCAAGGTTGAATAAGGTGTGTTTTCTTGTGCGATTAAATGTGATTAAtcacaattaattaattacaaagCCTCAAATTAATTATATTAATTTTCTTAATCGAGTCCCACCTCTAATAACAACATAAATTAGATTTCCACTCTAAATTACTCAACACACAGACATTAATGTTTAAACCGTTGGAAACAAAAGTGAGTATACCCGTAAGTGACAATATCTAAATTGTGCCCAAAGTGTCATTTTTTTGAGTGGGTACGATTAATTTCCAGCACTGTCTTAAGGAAGGCTTGCTTCACCTGCGTGGGGAGCTCCTTTCACTGCATGTTGtctgttcacagcaaaatcttaCAAATGCAAGCAGCACACCTCAAAGAACCAGGTGTGAAAGTCAACAAACTGAAAGCAGTGTCAAGGAGTGAGATTTAGAGACAAGGTAACTAGGTCCAATGTGCAGTGAAAATCAGGCTGAGCAGTACAGAAATCTAAATGTTAACGTAATGTGATTGCTGGAAAGTAAAGTTTTGTCATAGGTCTTTCTGTCTGATTGTACTGTGTATTACAACGAACAAAGACTATACAAGACCACTCACGTATCCCACTCAACAACCGAGAGCCAATAGGAGCAGCAGATTCCAGTACTAGAAAATTAACTCATGGATTCAAActtctcttttcattttccatttttgctGTTCTTGAAGCAAAGGCAGGTATTCTTACACACAGTGTTTACAGAACaaatctgaaatgtactcaacatgtctcctgcaggggcccgttcttcgtacgttgcttactacatccaagatcaaatgacacatccaagaccaaatcatcgcgctaaccgtgagctcgctaatccggttctccgaacacacctgctgttgacgattagtacagctggatgaagtaatgtgagatcactgggtggcttaacaggggctacgcatcgatagtagaaacattgatcggcaaccctctgattggtcggcgaaaatgtcgaaggagcgcgctcggctcggtattttttggcagcagagcaagaactcttgagtgagggatttcaggagtttcagagtttaatcagaacgcaagggaacactgcaaaggctgcaaaagcaaggagcgagggctggcagaaagttgctgacaaattaaactcgtaagtaatttaataataacaataataatggattggatttatatagcgcttttcaaggcacccaaagcgctttacaatgccactattcagtcactctcacattcacacactggtggaggcagctacggttgtagccacagctgccctgggacagactgacagaagccaggctgccatatcgcgccatcggcccctctggccaacaccagtaggcggcagggtaagtttattatattacactatattatccaatattatattacattatattatattatgttatattatatcccctttcacattagagccacaacaccCACTAGatccactagaacatgggaacaagtaaaagtgaaatataagaatattctacagaatggtaatatttatcacttatattgcttttagtctcttggaaagagaccctggaataatctgtttgtttgttcataacagcaaccaagaaaagggcagagcaacaaaagacaggtggtggtcctgcaccccctcgtcaacaagttggttaagtgaataataccctcacgggaatatcgatatctctcaatgagcacactgtcgcgctgagctaaaggatcctgtctatcccgcaatatacgctgaattctgaggactctccttatcaatcttgcaccttccgcaatgggttgctcgcgtatacggacaggacatggctgcgacaggcttcccaaatccaccttcgcttttatagccgtggtctctcatcttgattacacaaagtaatttgcaattgctactctgaaatatgacttACATccgtaataatcacatacatgtaatagaatgttaatagtacatttccctttttcaggaaatgacctgtatgtatctgtgtgaaatcaataaaaggatcaagtgctgcattatctttagttacattgataatatttatttatggtgaaacagtgttggaatatcgctgttgctttcgtataaatgaagcggacatacctgcgtggccgcgatctaatcctgtttacataaagtaaacctgctcccgagcaggtttacgcttacggctctgttgctatggcagcaagtcccggatgagcttcggggaaccgaacgatccaggatcacgcgaaatcgtcaacaatcaaatccagctaacttacttagcgaggtacgaagaatgGGCCCTGCTGTGGTAACagcttgttttgttgttctaCCAGAGAGAGCAGCTACAATGAAAGCTTGTTTATTTACTACTGTCACAGTACTGGGTCATGTGCCTTCAGTTACTCTGttttttacatgtaaaaacAGAAGCTAATGGCACAAAGGACGGTTCCAGATAGATTTCCAGACTACAATCTTGGACTTCAATTATCTGGTACCTTTACCCTCAGGACAGGCAGCCATTCTCCTTGAGTTGGAGTCTGTTGGCGTTCTCCtctccccactgtcaccaggTTGTTAACATTGAATGAATTTCTAAGTATAACACTGCAGGTACCTTGATATACTGTAAATATTGTTACAATATTTTctatgaagaaaatgaaaaatgaaaccaaggAGTCTCTACAGATGGATTTCTTCACTTTTGCTTTGATCTGTTGTTACTAAGCCAAAGACCCAGTAGGAAGAAATAGCATTCATAAGGTTGCAGACTTACCCGATTATGTAAGTAATTTCCCGAGTGCCGGATGACATGAGGGTTATCGGGATCATTTTCTAGTGCTTTCTTCACCAAACCATCAGCCTCTTCGTATTTCTTATAAGCCGTCAGCTTCAAGGCCAGCATGCACTGCAGAACAGCGTTATTTGGGTTGATCTCCAATGCAAAGCGAAGCTGTTTGGTGGCCTGGGATTCCTCATCTTCCTGTTTATTTCCTAAAAACCACTGCAGATGAGAAACTGGTTAGTCTGCAGTTTATTTCGCTTGAATAAAAGAATTAGCCAGTGAAACTTCTAAGAATCATACTGACACTGGAGGAGCCATAAGGTTTACTCTCAtcatttggtgctttatagagGAATATCCATATAAGTTAATACTCTTCATTCTTATCATAAAACTGACCTGTTCTCTGCAAAAGAGAGTGATGGCATAGCCGGCGTTCCACTCGGTGTCATGACGCTGTACCTCAAGTGCTTTATGAAAACAGTCGATGGCTTTGGAGAGAGAAGACCATGACACCTTGAAATAGGTCCAGGCTTGAGCGCCATACACCTCTGGGAGGAGACTTCCTGATGAACCAGTGGGATACTTCACCTGCACAGGGAGAAGGAAGCGTCAGATgttcaacagcagtgatcatcATGTTTGATCTGATTGGTTTACATACCAGTATGTCCTCGACTCTCTGACAGTAGCTTTGTGACTGTGCAAAGTCTCCGTCGTGATATTTCAGCCAGGCCATGTctccatatgtcacaatcagcCGCTTCTCACTCTCATCACCGTAACTCTCCCTGATGGtcttctctgattggtttaaaaGTGACAGCGCTTCCTCTCGTTGATCCTGAAGATACCTGAGGACCAACAGGTCATCAACAGCTGTTCCACATCTGGTGTTTACAACACCTGACAAGAAACTGACCTGAGAGTTCAACTAACACTTGTTGATGATTCATTAAGGCTTTTATCTGAGGTTCATGACTCCAGGGTTAGATAATTACTGCATTTCCACCAGAAAAAACAAGAGTCAAAACAAGCTTTAGGAGGCAGATTATATCAAGATAGTACCAGCTTTGTAAAGAATCAGAAACTCTATTCCAATACTCAAATAATGTTTCTCTTCATATTACATGTTTGTATTAAGGTTGAAATAATGAGGTAAACTTAAAGCAAGCTGACGTTTTTCTTCTAGCTGTAGCTTTGCTAAACTGCATAAATCTGGTGattgtttatttataatattaacTGAGTGAGTTGAAAATCAGCGAACGATATCTACTCCAGACAATATGTtatgttattaaataaaataaaattcatctGTGTTAGCAGCAGGAGCACTGCTGATAGGTAACATTAGCAGAAGAAACACAGCTCAGGGTTGGATCTGATCCTGAAAACAAAACTATCTCTCtatcattcaaatataaatcctgctgatgCGACCACTGTTTCCTTTGACAGTCAAATTTCTCTTTGGTCAGACGGACTTCAGTGAGAAAAACTGTCTTTCTTCTGGCTAATGTTAGCTCTTCTCTTCTGTAGCAGAGTCCCAGAAATAAAAGTGTTGAGATTTGAATGAGCAGAATAAATCCACTTTAGCTTTTCTTTCATCAGACAGCTACAGAAACTGTACCTGACATAAGCCAAGAGGCTGTAGGTGCAACTCTCTCCCTCACACTGACTCCGATGAAAATCTATGTCGATCTGTAGTCGAGTGCTCAGGGTTTCCAGGTCCACGTCCAGCTTCAGATCCCAGGTGAAGTGACACTGCAACTGTTGCAGCCTGCTGAGCAGAGCGCTGCTATCTTCACTGTAAGAGAGTCACAAAGAAAATGCTGTGAGGAGCATCAGAGGGAGAGCATCAAACCAGGACTGGCTGAACCGAGGCTCACTCAGTGCTCTGACACACTACAACCAGCACATGATCAAACATCCTCACTCAGAAACTCTCATGACAGTTCACCCACACCTCCCAGCTCCTCTCCTTGACAAAAATTCAGTTTGTGTGATCAACCAATGAAATCAGTGATGTGAAGTAGATCTGTGGTTTGAATCTCACACTGAGGAACCAGAAGAAACCTTAGATGTGGagtgagacacaaacacagggggACAGCTAAGTACTATACTTAGTACTTGTggaatatttttgatattgttctgttaaatatttttggaTATGAGACCACacgatttgtttttgttcaattCATTTGATCACATGCCAGTGTTAAAATGTCTAGTTATTGATGTAAGATGCATCAGTTACCAGTGTTCATGATCTGGAATTAATATTGTTGAAGAGGTGAGCACTGAAGAAGGCAAGCATGAACGCGGACTCAAGTTGTGAGCAATCAGGTAGTTGTGAGCAATCAGGGCTAAATTGTGTGGATTTTGATACTCAAGGATGGGAGGTTTAGGCTGGATCAGTAGTAGAATGAATGAAGTGCATTCCAAGCAGCACTAAGTGTGCAGCACTCTGTGCACTCCTCAGTGCAGTGCCATGCATTGCTCTCCAGGAACTGAGATTGTTTGCTTGACACTGTTCAGTCACtgtacaaatcaaatcaaatcaaatcaaattcaaattttatttgtcacgtacacagtcatacacagtacgatatgtagtgaaatgtttggacaactgctcgtgacctaaagaaaacaaaaaggaaaaggctatgaataagataggaaataaatatgaaaaattaaaaagggtaaatttaactaggaaggaataagataaaatatataaattaaagttgaaaataaaataactgtacaacaaaatacacaatatagaactatataagaatgtatgaagaaatataaatataaataaatatatacacaataacagcagctgtacaagtattaaccggaaatgaagaatgtagtgaccagtgttgtgcaatccacattatgtcttgtgcagtgcaaatatgcttaaagtgatttaagtgatgaagtgaaaacaaagtccagaatgtccagtgtgtgtgtaagaactgtatgtgtgggtcagtactgtgtggtgtgattgagagaccgtatcgcctgcgggaagaagctcctcctcagtctctctgtgttggtcttcagggagcggaatcgctttcctgacctcaacagagagaacagtcgttgttgggatggctgaggtccttcacgatcttcctggccttggtccagcaccgcctgctgtagattgagtgcaggtcagggagctcggagtggatggtgcgctcagctgaccgcacaaccctctgtagagctcgtctgtcctgcatggtgctgttcccgaaccaggttaagatgtttcccgtcaggatgctctctatggtgcacgagtaaaagttcctgagcaccttggagggcagttggaagtctctcaagcgtctgaggtggtagagacgctgacgggcctttttcaccacggtgttgatgtgacaggaccatgacaggacctgcgtgatgtgaactccgaggtatttgaagctgtccactctctccactgggcactcgttgatgacaggggtctggtagttcctctcctgcttagtgctgaagtccactatcagctcctttgtcttactgacgtttagaaggaggttgttcctctggcaccagttctccagattcctaatctccttcaggtaggctgtctcgttgttatcagagatcaggcccaccacgacggtgtcgtcagcaaacttgatgatggtggtggagctggtagtggccacacagtcatatgtgtacaaagagtacagcagggggctcagaacacacccctgggggggctccagtgctgagagtggtggaggctgagataTGTCcacccatccttactgcctgtggtctgccagttaggaagttggagatccactgacacatagatgagctgagtcccagatgctccagcttggtggtgagtgtggagggaattatggtgttaaatgcagagctgtagtctatgaagagcattttaacataattcccccttctagcgtccaagtgagtgagtgatgtgtggaggagatgagagatggcatcgtctgtggaacgatttggacggtaagcgaactgtagtgggtccagtgtgtctggtagtgaagaaatgatgaagtctctgaccaggcgttcaaagcacttcatcactactgaggtgagggctacagggcgatagtcattgagagaagcagggtggggtttcttcgggacaggaacaatgatggactctttgaagcatgtggggatcaccgactgagataaagagatgttgaatatctccgtgaacacaggagctagctggtatgcgcagtctcttaggatacgacctgggatgccgtctggtcctgttgctttcctggtgttcactctcttgaaggctctccttacttcatgctcggagatgacgagcacgtttccggtgctggcagtatcttcctgtctgcagccgttagcgccgctagcactagcattgttggagtccttagctgcagcctcgaagcgagcatagaaagtgttcagctcgtctgccagagtcacggccgcgttcgtcataccggttgttggtgctttatagtccgttattgtccttagtccccgccacaggctcctagagtcactctgttggagttgtgactctagtttcctcccgtagcgctgctttgcctctttcaccgccctccgcacgttatatgacgcggctttgtacgggtccatgtcccccgtcgtgagtcccgtgttgtaggcagcggtgcgggatctcagagcttcgcggatggttttatccacccacggcttctggttgggaaacgttgtgatagtctttgtctccacggtatcatccgctagtttcccgatgaatcccacaaccgcttccgtaaacacgttgacatcatcatcggagctgttcctgaacatgccccagtctgcgtcatcgagtgcgtcctgtaacgcggccaccgattgatccgtccagcgcgcgaccttcctctgaaccggaacttcctgtttcagcctttgtttgcattttggcatgaggaagatggcggcgtgatcagatttgccaaacggagggcgggattgtgccttgtagccgtccttgaccgtagtgtagcagtggtccagtgtcctttcacctctggtggggcaggtgatgtgttgataaaagttcggcgctgcgcgtttgaggttggcgctattaaagtcccccgtcacaataagcgccgcgtcccggtgttgtgtctggtgctgtgtgagtgcctcatgcagctcgcataaggcggtgaccgtgtccgcttgtggtggaatataaacggcacttataatgaccgatgtaaattcccgaggtagataaaaaggacgacacatgatggacagtagttccagatttggtgtgcaggagcgtgtgagaggaacaacgttcgcactgttgcaccagttgttgttcaccattaaacacacgccgcctctccttgacttccccgagtcccgtgtcctgtccatgcggtgaaccgagaagaactcggccggctggatggcgtggtccggcaccgctgggctcagccatgtctcggtgaagcagaggagattgcagtcccgaatgtctctctggaactttaccctggccctgaggtcgtcaagcttgttctccagtgactggacgttggcgagcaggatgctaggcagaggtgtgcggtgtgcacaagctctcagcctgttcctgacgccggctcgcttccctctaggccgccgccgccgcttccctttgttctccctcaagatctcactcggccagctcgggtccggagttaaaaacttcgaattgtgagtacattgtataccaatagaaacaagagtgtcactgtcatacctaatgtacccaatggagatgattttgccgatttagaaacgctgaaaactaacttaaaaaacaaagacaaagaaaaagtggtcggagcagtcgtgaccGGCACCATCTTTTATCTTTGCATGATTCTATGCATGATTgtgaaacaacaaataaaaggtTGACTGCACAAGAACTGAAGGGTGAGAGTCCTGAGGTTAAAGTGTTAGTGCAACCTGTGACAAGTAAGAAGGGACAAGTGACAGCTGGGACTGAATGGACCAATGAGACCatgtaacacaaacaaaaagtcaCCTCACCCATCTCAGAAGTGTACcgtccacttctttagttgaGCAGAATAAAAGAAATTTGGCTAATTAGGCAGAGAAAAGACTCTAAATATGATTAAGGTTTCTTTTGCCCAATGTGCAGAGACTTTGAAAATGTTCTAATTAACAACTTTGAGAGCCTCATGAAGTGAAAGGCATCTGGCATCTTCTGGCATCTCtgtaacggtgtgttcacaccgaacgcgatggacgcgaataaaacgccccaaacgcccctaatttgacgcgtgcacattcgcgtctcaacgcgtgtccaagaaaaatccacaTTCCTCCcaccggaaatgtgggaggaatgtgggagggagttgtgccagaccggtatctttgcaagatggcagctatcgagctagcgcttgaagagagagtctcccttctctatgtactgtggagagcagagcagcagcgtaaaagacgtcctcgccgtacctgggtccatcaggtcctccagaggcatgagcagtttggtgagtttcaccacttgctccaggagctgcgcctggatgacagccgattccagcgctatcaccgtcggccagtttgaggacctgctttccctcgtcggtcccagcatcgcccgcctagacaccaactacagacgctcaatcccacctgcagagcgcctgtctgtctgcctgaggttagtaaaactatttaatacggtagtcctttattgatatctgtgctaatatgctaatccatccagttatacactgctaacatggatgtgctatgctaacagtgaatgctgtcggtgtttactgaaagcaaactgtggtacagagacgactgtttataatatttctagtgatactcagaagctctcatcaagccccgatttaattcgatttatgctgttatcagtgtttgcaatgatagcatggctgtggtgtcacatcaatg
Proteins encoded in this window:
- the LOC113019535 gene encoding interferon-induced protein with tetratricopeptide repeats 1-like — its product is MSEDSSALLSRLQQLQCHFTWDLKLDVDLETLSTRLQIDIDFHRSQCEGESCTYSLLAYVRYLQDQREEALSLLNQSEKTIRESYGDESEKRLIVTYGDMAWLKYHDGDFAQSQSYCQRVEDILVKYPTGSSGSLLPEVYGAQAWTYFKVSWSSLSKAIDCFHKALEVQRHDTEWNAGYAITLFCREQWFLGNKQEDEESQATKQLRFALEINPNNAVLQCMLALKLTAYKKYEEADGLVKKALENDPDNPHVIRHSGNYLHNRNRLDEAIDVLKRGLRRGDQLPSFTCQLALCYKQKKIAEQRRGPFSNREEVRKWRRCCISHLEDAVEMKPSFVRAWAELALLYAEEGDLSRAEETLKHCLEKLPELKEKRVCQTIHQYYGDFHHYHTKNEAQAIAHYTKGLLIPLKKYEWRQCAQKLKQIAKRRRSRNPGDGEALALLGQVARAEGDSKEAAAFYEEALTYDKDNEEYLSALCELRLELQGSSSD